One window of the Bradyrhizobium sp. NP1 genome contains the following:
- a CDS encoding AraC family transcriptional regulator, translating into MTVSAIPAAPFRFSTDDTPARDRMAIAREVAGRIYLRLDVEPLGTAPLSVSVEQYSWASLSLIFCDTNPLHLTRTPELVQDADGDFRFIVGVDGARYRYHSSGVDEAMEGSEGALLFNGVAGRVSLLERCRCTAVRIRRERLAGVVRRLDDRPIHRTAATLPLQLLRGYIELLRKERPPSDPLLAHRVTTHLIDLVALALGANEETHARASTGATRAARLATIRAYVLANLSDPNLSARTVARRHGVTDRYIHVLFEQTGQTFSRFVEQERLNLAYALLNDPERGTQRISDIAASAGFHELSTFDRAFRRRFGDTPSGVRRRRW; encoded by the coding sequence ATGACAGTCAGTGCCATTCCCGCCGCGCCCTTCCGCTTTTCCACCGACGACACGCCCGCCCGCGACCGCATGGCAATCGCGCGCGAGGTCGCGGGCCGCATCTATCTGCGGCTCGACGTCGAACCGCTCGGAACCGCGCCGCTCAGCGTCTCGGTCGAGCAGTATTCGTGGGCCTCCTTGTCGCTGATCTTCTGCGACACCAATCCGCTGCACCTCACCCGCACGCCGGAGCTGGTGCAGGATGCCGACGGCGACTTCCGTTTCATCGTCGGTGTCGACGGCGCGCGCTATCGCTATCATTCGAGCGGGGTCGACGAAGCCATGGAAGGCAGCGAAGGCGCGCTGCTGTTCAACGGCGTCGCCGGCCGCGTCAGCCTGCTCGAGCGATGCCGCTGCACCGCAGTCCGCATCCGGCGCGAGCGGCTCGCCGGCGTCGTCCGCAGGCTCGATGACCGACCGATCCATCGCACTGCGGCCACGCTGCCGCTGCAACTCCTGCGCGGCTATATCGAGCTGTTGCGCAAGGAGCGGCCGCCGTCCGATCCCCTGCTCGCGCACCGCGTCACGACCCATCTGATCGACCTGGTCGCGCTGGCGCTCGGCGCCAACGAGGAGACGCACGCACGGGCCTCGACGGGCGCGACCCGCGCTGCCCGGCTTGCGACCATCCGCGCCTATGTGCTCGCCAACCTTTCCGACCCCAACCTCTCGGCCAGGACGGTGGCGAGGCGCCACGGCGTGACCGACCGTTATATCCACGTGCTGTTCGAGCAGACCGGGCAAACGTTCAGCCGCTTCGTCGAGCAAGAGCGGCTCAACCTCGCCTACGCGCTGCTGAACGATCCCGAGCGGGGAACGCAGCGGATTTCCGACATCGCCGCGAGCGCCGGCTTTCACGAACTGTCGACCTTCGACCGGGCCTTCCGCCGCCGCTTCGGCGATACGCCCTCGGGCGTGCGGCGCAGGCGGTGGTGA
- a CDS encoding UbiX family flavin prenyltransferase — protein sequence MAASRLIVGITGASGAIYGVTALKALRAAGIETHLVISKSGQITAAHELEMSLSEVMALADVVYKAGDIAAAISSGSFPTMGMLIAPCSVRTLSEISSGVTSSLLTRAADVVLKERRKLVLMVRETPFHLGHLRSMTQVTEMGAIVMPPVPAFYARPATVEDIVRHSVGRALDLFGIGNDLASRWGEQIAVRTREGS from the coding sequence ATGGCGGCATCGCGGCTGATCGTCGGCATCACGGGCGCCTCGGGCGCGATCTACGGCGTCACCGCGCTGAAGGCGTTGCGTGCGGCCGGCATCGAGACCCATCTCGTGATCTCCAAATCAGGGCAGATCACCGCCGCTCACGAGCTCGAGATGAGTCTTTCCGAGGTGATGGCGCTCGCCGACGTCGTCTACAAGGCGGGTGACATCGCGGCCGCAATCTCGAGCGGGTCGTTCCCGACCATGGGCATGCTGATCGCGCCCTGCTCGGTCCGCACCCTGTCGGAAATTTCGAGTGGCGTCACGTCGAGCCTTCTGACCCGCGCCGCCGACGTCGTGCTGAAGGAGCGGCGCAAGCTCGTGCTGATGGTCCGGGAGACGCCGTTCCATCTGGGCCACTTGCGTTCGATGACGCAAGTGACCGAGATGGGAGCGATCGTGATGCCGCCGGTGCCGGCATTCTACGCCCGGCCTGCAACCGTCGAGGATATCGTCCGCCATTCCGTCGGCCGCGCGCTCGATCTGTTCGGCATCGGCAATGATCTGGCCTCGCGCTGGGGCGAGCAAATCGCCGTTCGCACACGCGAAGGCTCGTAG
- a CDS encoding aminopeptidase, with translation MPAVPRDYATPIDPAKLDRLAEVAIRVGLRLREGQDVLVTAPSVALPLVRRIAEHAYKAGASLVTPILSDEEITLARYRFGHEGGFDHAANWLYEGMAKAFSDDTARLAIVGDNPMLLSGEDPAKVARASKANSMAYQPALEKIVNFDTNWNIIAYPSPSWAKQVFPGVAEDVAVGKLADAIFAASRVDKEGAIAAWQKHNAALRERTLWLNGQRFKALHFTGPGTDLKVGLADGHEWEGGASRAKNGIICNANIPTEEVFTTPHCRQVSGHVVSSKPLSYQGTLIDKIAVRFEEGRIVEASAARGEEVLKKVLDTDEGARRLGEVALVPHSSPISKSGLLFYNTLFDENAACHIALGQCYSKCFIDGDKLTPEQIAAQGGNKSLIHIDWMIGTDKTDIDGIRADGSRVPVFRSGEWA, from the coding sequence ATGCCTGCAGTGCCTCGCGACTACGCAACCCCGATCGACCCCGCCAAGCTCGACCGACTTGCTGAAGTGGCCATCCGGGTGGGCTTGCGGCTGCGCGAGGGACAGGACGTGCTGGTGACGGCGCCGTCAGTGGCGCTGCCCCTGGTCCGCCGGATTGCGGAGCACGCCTACAAGGCGGGCGCGAGCCTGGTGACGCCGATCCTGTCGGATGAGGAGATCACGCTCGCGCGCTACCGCTTCGGCCATGAGGGCGGCTTCGACCATGCCGCCAACTGGCTCTATGAGGGCATGGCCAAGGCATTTTCCGACGATACCGCGCGGCTCGCCATCGTGGGCGACAATCCGATGCTGCTGTCGGGCGAGGACCCGGCCAAGGTGGCGCGCGCCAGCAAGGCGAATTCGATGGCCTATCAGCCGGCACTGGAAAAGATCGTCAACTTCGACACCAACTGGAACATCATCGCCTATCCGAGCCCGTCATGGGCGAAGCAGGTCTTTCCGGGCGTGGCCGAGGATGTCGCGGTCGGCAAGCTGGCCGATGCGATCTTTGCCGCTTCGCGTGTCGACAAGGAAGGGGCGATCGCCGCCTGGCAGAAACATAACGCGGCGCTGCGCGAGCGGACGCTGTGGCTGAACGGGCAACGCTTCAAGGCGCTGCATTTCACCGGGCCGGGCACCGACCTCAAGGTCGGCCTTGCTGACGGCCACGAATGGGAAGGCGGCGCCTCGCGCGCCAAGAACGGCATCATCTGCAACGCCAATATTCCGACCGAGGAAGTGTTCACCACGCCGCATTGCCGGCAGGTTTCGGGCCACGTCGTCAGCTCCAAGCCGCTCTCCTACCAGGGCACGCTGATCGACAAGATCGCGGTACGGTTCGAGGAGGGACGCATCGTCGAGGCGAGCGCCGCGCGCGGCGAGGAGGTGCTGAAGAAGGTTCTCGACACCGACGAGGGCGCGCGCCGGCTCGGCGAAGTGGCGCTGGTGCCGCATTCCTCGCCGATCTCGAAGAGCGGCCTGTTGTTCTACAACACCCTGTTCGACGAGAACGCGGCCTGCCATATCGCGCTCGGCCAGTGCTACTCGAAATGCTTCATCGACGGCGACAAGCTGACGCCGGAGCAGATCGCGGCGCAAGGCGGCAACAAGAGCTTGATCCACATCGACTGGATGATCGGCACGGACAAGACCGACATCGACGGCATCCGCGCCGATGGCTCGCGCGTGCCGGTGTTCCGCAGCGGCGAGTGGGCCTGA
- a CDS encoding NnrS family protein: MSIPRLRDYQGPALLSYGFRPFFLFGSIYAAATILIWLPLFEGEFQLPTAFIPRDWHVHEMLFGYVAAVIGGFLLTAVPNWTGRLPLQGMPLATLVSIWIAGRIAVCLSDRIGWAAACAIDALFLLLLAAAAAREIVAGRKWGNLPVVGIVTLLAISNVAFHLESHFHGFADYSTRFAIAIVIVLISLIGGRIVPSFTRNWLARQRPGRLPVPFGRFDSIAVAAGLVALLAWVAAPQSPITGIALVTAGCLHAIRLARWVGYRTTADRLVLILHLAYAFVPFGYLLAGLAAFGVLPSGAGIHAWTGGAIGSMTLAVMTRATLGHTGRGLKASIGTQAIYAAIIAAALLRVCASVATEHMHGLLAAAAIGWVAAFLGFALLYGRALCTPRLA, from the coding sequence ATGTCGATACCAAGGCTGCGCGATTATCAGGGACCGGCCCTCCTTTCCTACGGCTTCCGGCCGTTCTTCCTGTTCGGCTCGATCTATGCCGCCGCTACGATCCTGATCTGGTTGCCGCTGTTCGAAGGCGAATTCCAGCTCCCCACCGCCTTCATCCCGCGCGACTGGCACGTTCACGAGATGCTGTTCGGCTATGTCGCGGCGGTCATCGGCGGCTTCCTGCTGACGGCTGTGCCAAACTGGACCGGACGCCTGCCATTGCAGGGCATGCCGCTGGCGACGCTGGTTTCGATCTGGATCGCCGGCCGCATCGCCGTCTGTCTTTCTGATCGGATCGGATGGGCGGCTGCCTGCGCCATCGACGCGCTCTTCCTCCTCCTGCTCGCCGCCGCCGCTGCACGCGAGATCGTCGCGGGCCGCAAGTGGGGCAATCTGCCGGTGGTTGGCATTGTGACGTTGCTTGCCATCAGCAATGTGGCGTTCCACCTCGAATCCCATTTCCACGGTTTCGCCGACTATTCGACGCGCTTTGCCATCGCAATCGTGATCGTCCTCATTTCCTTGATTGGAGGCCGCATCGTTCCCAGCTTCACGCGCAACTGGCTGGCGCGGCAGCGGCCGGGCCGCCTGCCCGTACCGTTCGGCCGTTTCGACAGTATCGCGGTCGCAGCCGGCCTTGTGGCGCTGCTCGCCTGGGTCGCGGCGCCGCAATCGCCGATCACCGGCATCGCGCTGGTCACTGCTGGCTGCCTGCACGCGATCAGGCTCGCGCGCTGGGTCGGCTACCGGACGACGGCCGACCGACTCGTTCTGATCCTGCATCTCGCCTACGCGTTCGTGCCGTTCGGGTACCTCCTCGCCGGCCTCGCCGCCTTCGGCGTGCTGCCGTCAGGCGCCGGCATCCATGCCTGGACCGGCGGGGCGATCGGCTCGATGACACTTGCCGTAATGACGCGCGCGACGCTTGGTCATACCGGACGCGGGCTGAAGGCATCGATCGGCACGCAAGCCATCTATGCGGCGATCATCGCCGCCGCACTGCTGCGCGTCTGCGCATCGGTCGCGACCGAGCACATGCACGGTCTCCTCGCCGCCGCCGCGATCGGCTGGGTCGCTGCCTTCCTTGGTTTCGCGCTGCTCTATGGCCGTGCCCTATGCACGCCGCGCCTGGCGTGA